In Pirellulales bacterium, one genomic interval encodes:
- a CDS encoding AMP nucleosidase: MKDRLEIARNWLPRYTGMPLDQFGDYVLLTNFHYYVSHFAEKFHSDICGQGRPMQAATNSAGLSIVNFGIGSANAATIMDLLSARHPKGVLFLGKCGGLKTSTEIGHFILPIAAIRGDGTSDDYFPPEVPALPSFKLHKFISEKIVGRGMEYRTGVIYTTNRRLWEHDIDFLARLKRMTCIGIDMETATIFIVGHHNEIARGALLLVSDTPFTPEGIKTEESDRVVTENWSDVHLDLGIEAMTEIGTSGEKIKHFRY, encoded by the coding sequence GTGCTGCTGACCAATTTTCATTACTACGTCAGCCACTTCGCCGAAAAATTCCACAGCGATATTTGCGGACAAGGCCGACCCATGCAGGCCGCCACCAATTCCGCCGGGCTGTCGATCGTGAACTTCGGCATCGGCTCGGCCAACGCCGCCACCATTATGGATTTGCTTTCGGCCCGGCATCCCAAGGGAGTGCTGTTTTTGGGCAAGTGTGGCGGACTAAAAACTTCGACCGAAATCGGCCACTTTATTTTGCCGATTGCCGCCATCCGGGGCGACGGCACCAGCGATGATTATTTTCCGCCCGAGGTGCCCGCCCTCCCCTCCTTCAAGCTCCACAAATTCATTTCGGAAAAAATTGTGGGCCGCGGAATGGAATATCGCACCGGGGTAATCTATACCACCAACCGCCGGCTGTGGGAGCACGATATCGATTTTCTCGCTCGGCTCAAACGCATGACCTGCATCGGCATCGACATGGAAACGGCCACCATTTTCATCGTCGGCCACCATAACGAAATTGCCCGCGGCGCCTTGCTCCTGGTTTCCGACACCCCCTTCACGCCGGAGGGAATTAAAACCGAAGAGTCGGACCGTGTCGTGACGGAAAATTGGTCCGACGTGCATTTGGACTTGGGAATCGAAGCGATGACCGAAATCGGCACCAGCGGGGAAAAGATCAAGCACTTTCGGTATTGA